GGGGCCTCGGCCCGATCGCCGGGCTCCTCGTCCCGCTGGAACTGGCGGCCGACACGCTCTTCACCAGCGGTCAGGCGGTCTGTTACGGCGCCGCGGGAGGCCCCGTCGCCGGATCGCTGCGCGCGGTCGGCGTGGAGATGTTCTGCGGCGGCGCCGTCGGCACCCCGCTGCCCGGCGTGGCCGCGCCCGAGAGCGGCACGGCCGCCGCGCTCCTCGACTCCCCCGCCCCGGCGCTGCCCTGGCTGCTGCTCCTGGCCCATGTGGGCGTCGGGCTCTTCGCGGCGGTCTGGCTGCGCGGCGGGGAGCGGGCGCTGGCCCGGCTGCTCGGCGCGGTGGCGGCGTTCGCGTTCCGGCCGCTGCTCCTGGTGGCGGCCCTCTTCCGTACCGGTGGCCCGGCGCCGCGCCGCGCCGGACGGCCCGCGGGGCGACCCCGGCCCTCCCGCACCCGGCTCCTCACCCACTCCGTGGGACGGCGGGGACCGCCGTGCCCGCGCCTCGCTCTCGTCTGAGCGACGCGCACCCCGGCACGCGGTACCCCTCATTTCCTCACCGTCACGGAGACCACGATCATGAGTGCACGCAACAACCAGGCCAACAAGGCTGCCGCCCGCGAGCGTCTGCGCGTCGAGCGCGAGCGCCAGGAGAAGAAGGACCGGGCCCGCCGCCGGCTCGTCGTCGGCGTCTCGGCCGTGGCCGTCCTCGCCGCCGCAGGCGGCATCGGCTACGCGGTGGTCCAGTCGAACCAGCCCTCGGCGTGGGAGTCGGCGGCGAAGGCGACCACGGTGACCGCCCCGAAGAACACCTCGGGCACGAACGGCACGACCGTCGTGGTCGGGAAGCCGGCCGCGAAGAAGACCCTGGAGCTGTACGAGGACTCGCGCTGCCCGGTCTGCTCGACCTTCGAGCAGTCCGTGGGCTCCACGGTGGAGAAGGACGTCGAGGCCGGCAAGTACAAGATCAGGTACGTCGGTGCCACGTTCATCGACGACGCGGCCACGGGCGAGGGCTCGAAGAACGCCCTCTCGGCGCTGGGCGCGGCCCTCGACGTGAGCCCCGAGGCCTTCCTGAAGTACAAGGCGGCGCTCTACTCGGCGAAGTTCCACCCGGAGGAGAACGACGACAAGTTCGCCAAGGACTCCTACCTCCTGGAGGTGGCGGACTCGGTGCCGGCCCTGAAGGGCAACGCCGCGTTCAAGAAGAACGTCGAGGACGGCACCTTCGACGCCTGGGCGATGAAGATGTCGAAGGCCTTCGACGACAGCGGGGTCACCGGCACCCCGACGCTCAAGATGGACGGCAAGGCCGTGACGGTGGCGGGCAGCGACAACCCGCCGATGACCGTGCCGGAGTTCGAGACGGCGATCGCCACGGCCCTCAAGGGCTGACCGCGACCGGGCCGCACGACCTCCCCCGCCCCCTGATCCCCGCCCGCCCGGCGGATCAGGGGGCGAAGGCCGTCCTCGGGGGTGCTCCGCGTCGGGCCCGCTCGACCGCGAGACCCGGTCCCCGCCGTCACGGCGGACGGCCACCCTCCGGAACCGCCCGCAGGAGAGCCCCCTCCTGATCCCGGGTCAGGCCGGCGCGTCCCGGGAGGCGCCACCGCCGCGGGGCCGGATGCGACCTGGGGACGACGATCCGGCGAACATTCCCGCAAGCCCCTCCCCACCCACCGTACCCGCCAGTAATCTGACTGCCCGTGACCAGTCGATTCATATCCTCCGCCCCCACGCGGCGC
This sequence is a window from Streptomyces sp. NBC_00691. Protein-coding genes within it:
- a CDS encoding DsbA family protein, with protein sequence MSARNNQANKAAARERLRVERERQEKKDRARRRLVVGVSAVAVLAAAGGIGYAVVQSNQPSAWESAAKATTVTAPKNTSGTNGTTVVVGKPAAKKTLELYEDSRCPVCSTFEQSVGSTVEKDVEAGKYKIRYVGATFIDDAATGEGSKNALSALGAALDVSPEAFLKYKAALYSAKFHPEENDDKFAKDSYLLEVADSVPALKGNAAFKKNVEDGTFDAWAMKMSKAFDDSGVTGTPTLKMDGKAVTVAGSDNPPMTVPEFETAIATALKG